A region from the Musa acuminata AAA Group cultivar baxijiao chromosome BXJ1-10, Cavendish_Baxijiao_AAA, whole genome shotgun sequence genome encodes:
- the LOC135595143 gene encoding glucan endo-1,3-beta-glucosidase-like yields the protein MLMNTNHFSGEEENPFDRVVVMATKASLSIKGFALLVSVLVAVPTRVQSIGVCYGMLGNNLPPPSEVVSLYKSNNIARMRLYDPNQAALQALRNSNIQVLLDVPRSDVQSLASNPSAAGDWIRRNVVAYWPSVSFRYIAVGNELIPGSDLAQYILPAMRNIYNALSSAGLQNQIKVSTAVDTGVLGTSYPPSAGAFSSAAQAYLSPIVQFLASNGAPLLVNVYPYFSYTGNPGQISLPYALFTASGVVVQDGRFSYQNLFDAIVDAVFAALERVGGANVAVVVSESGWPSAGGGAEASTSNAQTYNQNLIRHVGGGTPRRPGKEIEAYIFEMFNENQKAGGIEQNFGLFYPNKQPVYQISF from the exons ATGTTGATGAACACAAACCATTTCAGCGGGGAAGAAGAGAACCCTTTTGACAGAGTTGTTGTCATGGCAACAAAAGCTTCTCTCTCCATAAAAGGCTTTGCCTTGCTGGTTTCAGTCCTTGTAGCAGTTCCAacaa GAGTGCAATCGATTGGTGTCTGCTACGGCATGCTCGGCAACAATCTTCCCCCGCCCAGCGAGGTGGTCAGTCTCTACAAATCCAACAACATCGCGAGGATGAGACTCTACGATCCAAACCAAGCCGCCCTGCAAGCCCTCAGGAACTCCAACATCCAAGTCCTGTTGGATGTCCCCCGATCCGACGTGCAGTCACTGGCCTCCAATCCTTCGGCCGCCGGCGACTGGATCCGGAGGAACGTCGTCGCCTACTGGCCCAGCGTCTCCTTTCGATACATAGCTGTCGGAAACGAGCTGATCCCCGGATCGGATCTGGCGCAGTACATCCTCCCCGCCATGCGCAACATCTACAATGCTTTGTCCTCGGCTGGCCTGCAAAACCAGATCAAGGTCTCGACCGCGGTCGACACGGGCGTCCTCGGCACGTCCTACCCTCCCTCCGCCGGCGCCTTCTCCTCCGCCGCCCAGGCGTACCTGAGCCCCATCGTGCAGTTCTTGGCGAGTAACGGAGCGCCGCTCCTGGTCAATGTGTACCCTTATTTTAGCTACACCGGCAACCCGGGACAGATCTCGCTGCCCTACGCCCTGTTCACGGCCTCCGGCGTCGTCGTGCAGGATGGGCGATTCAGCTATCAGAACCTGTTCGACGCCATCGTCGACGCGGTCTTCGCGGCGCTGGAGAGAGTGGGAGGGGCGAACGTGGCGGTGGTGGTGTCGGAGAGCGGGTGGCCGTCGGCGGGCGGAGGAGCCGAAGCGAGCACCAGCAACGCGCAGACGTACAACCAGAACTTGATCAGGCATGTTGGCGGAGGAACGCCGAGGAGACCAGGGAAGGAGATCGAGGCGTACATATTCGAGATGTTCAACGAGAACCAGAAGGCTGGAGGGATCGAGCAGAACTTTGGCCTGTTTTATCCCAACAAGCAGCCCGTCTACCAAATAAGCTTCTAG